The following are encoded together in the Astyanax mexicanus isolate ESR-SI-001 chromosome 8, AstMex3_surface, whole genome shotgun sequence genome:
- the si:ch211-196f2.6 gene encoding immunoglobulin domain-containing protein, producing the protein MSEKSLCVFFILAFLQTGSSDSSVHISQRHEGARLNVTCILTGRESLTQVAWEMVQDYNYTSLGVFHPNLGTHIPSEHVDKVQIKGSQSPHACSSVSLDMTASNISGSICCTVTTFPSGNLKQCAEITSANTEKPEAQLAGRELGLLGQLGVLIIVSILSLGFFILTGYFCYSCCCTRKQVFHVQQANLTAPLASTETNTEELHEDTTPGFDPAKLYTKIKVDLYYGRLWKSYQGRARVPTQGSPFAPRQIYYRLGERPLPQREEESTPTGTDSIAAPPTDSN; encoded by the exons ATGAGTGAGAAATCGCTTTGTGTGTTTTTCATCTTGGCCTTTCTCCAAACAG GCAGTTCTGACAGTAGTGTACATATCAGTCAAAGACACGAGGGAGCTCGTCTGAATGTGACCTGTATCCTGACTGGACGAGAAAGTCTCACTCAAGTCGCCTGGGAAATGGTGCAAGACTATAATTACACCAGTCTGGGTGTCTTTCATCCCAACCTCGGCACCCACATTCCATCAGAGCATGTTGACAAAGTACAGATTAAGGGGAGTCAATCTCCTCACGCCTGCTCCTCCGTTTCTCTGGACATGACGGCATCAAACATCAGCGGATCAATCTGCTGTACTGTCACGACGTTTCCTTCTGGCAACCTGAAGCAGTGTGCTGAAATCACCAGCGCCAATACAGAAAAAC CTGAAGCGCAGCTAGCAGGCCGTGAACTGGGCTTACTTGGACAACTTGGAGTGTTGATAATTGTCTCCATCCTTTCTTTGGGGTTCTTCATCTTAACAGGGTATTTTTGCTACAGCTGTTGCTGTACAAG GAAGCAAGTTTTTCACGTGCAGCAAGCAAACCTTACAGCCCCACTGGCGTCTACTGAG ACAAATACAGAGGAGCTGCATGAAGACACAACTCCTGGATTTGACCCTGCAAAGCTTTACACAAAGATCAAAGTGGATCTTTATTATGGTCGCCTTTGGAAGTCCTACCAAGGCAGAGCCAGAGTCCCGACACAAGGGTCACCATTTGCCCCGAGACAGATTTACTACCGTCTAGGTGAAAGACCCCTGccacagagagaggaagaaagcaCACCCACAGGCACTGATTCAATAGCAGCACCACCAACAGACAGCAACTAA